In the Gossypium raimondii isolate GPD5lz chromosome 9, ASM2569854v1, whole genome shotgun sequence genome, one interval contains:
- the LOC105798132 gene encoding BAG family molecular chaperone regulator 8, chloroplastic isoform X2 — MACHHHHHHQHHHTSATSCSTCSCSQCFQPAPASSPYPQQSDHLLQALASLLQPQQNHYLNQTHHLKSFQDQNFATKNHHFHQKQQEQPDFLISSLVSRINALESSLHSFSKASSCSSYPSFSLKDAAARVIQTHFRAFLVHRSRTLRQLKDLAFIKSSLNTLKLSVSNNIHFDPQVVSQKAMDLLLKLDSFQGGDPMIRDGKRSVSKDLIQFLEYVDGLVLKRHKLLYKNAKNIRVLRNGSSKPKVLRSKSGEVMEKLRDRVEKLERFSTIEEGNDVVELEGFHQGIDEAENKNKNKNGELLLKRQGIQPKVKKAVSFTENGNVYRIISNGDEVSSSGDEAENKNKNGELLLKRQGIQPKVKKTVSFAENGNVYRIISNGDEVSSSGDGSLTDESVSSDERGDTTENLVKESEDLVENLEEAINLNKQARSNSVEDYQIQGDDFVFSAPLPVKMESKADLMKKRNGALKIVSS, encoded by the exons ATGGCCtgccaccaccaccaccaccatcagCACCACCATACCTCCGCCACCAGCTGCTCCACCTGCTCTTGCAGTCAGTGCTTCCAACCAGCACCGGCTTCGTCTCCATATCCCCAACAGTCTGACCATCTTCTACAAGCCCTTGCCTCTCTCCTTCAACCCCAACAAAATCATTATCTAAATCAAACCCATCATCTAAAATCATTCCAAGATCAAAACTTTGCCACTAAAAACCATCACTTTCATCAAAAACAGCAAGAACAACCCGACTTTCTCATCTCTTCACTTGTGAGCCGTATCAATGCTCTTGAATCATCACTCCATAGCTTCTCCAAAGCCTCAAGTTGTTCTTCTTACCCTTCATTTTCACTTAAAGATGCAGCTGCTCGTGTAATCCAAACCCATTTCAGAGCTTTCTTAGTTCATAGATCAAGAACACTTAGACAGCTCAAAGATCTCGCCTTTATCAAATCAAGTCTCAACACTCTCAAGCTTTCAGTTTCCAATAATATCCATTTTGATCCCCAAGTTGTTTCTCAAAAAGCCATGGACTTGCTTCTCAAACTGGACTCTTTTCAG GGTGGTGATCCAATGATTAGAGATGGAAAAAGGTCAGTTAGTAAAGATTTGATTCAGTTTTTAGAATATGTTGATGGGTTAGTTTTAAAAAGGCATAAGCTCCTATATAAGAATGCAAAAAACATTAGGGTTTTGAGAAATGGTAGTAGTAAACCTAAGGTTTTAAGGTCCAAATCTGGTGAAGTAATGGAGAAGCTGAGAGACAGAGTTGAAAAACTTGAGAGGTTTTCTACCATTGAAGAAGGAAATGATGTTGTTGAGCTTGAAGGTTTTCATCAAGGTATTGATGAAGcagagaataaaaataaaaataaaaatggtgagcTTTTGTTGAAAAGGCAAGGGATTCAACCAAAAGTGAAGAAAGCTGTAAGCTTTACTGAAAATGGGAATGTTTATAGGATTATTAGCAATGGAGATGAGGTTAGTTCAAGTGGAGATGAAGcagagaataaaaataaaaatggtgagcTTTTGTTGAAAAGGCAAGGGATTCAACCAAAAGTGAAGAAAACTGTAAGCTTTGCTGAAAATGGGAATGTTTATAGGATTATTAGCAATGGAGATGAG GTTAGTTCAAGTGGAGATGgtagtttaaccgatgagagTGTTTCGAGTGATGAACGTGGAGATACAACGGAGAATCTTGTCAAAGAAAGTGAAGATTTAGTTGAGAATTTGGAGGAGGCAATTAACTTGAACAAACAGGCAAGAAGTAACAGTGTTGAGGACTATCAGATTCAAGgtgatgattttgtgttttcTGCTCCATTGCCTGTGAAGATGGAATCTAAAGCTGATCTAATGAAGAAGAGGAATGGTGCGCTCAAAATTGTTTCATCATAG
- the LOC105798132 gene encoding BAG family molecular chaperone regulator 8, chloroplastic isoform X1: MACHHHHHHQHHHTSATSCSTCSCSQCFQPAPASSPYPQQSDHLLQALASLLQPQQNHYLNQTHHLKSFQDQNFATKNHHFHQKQQEQPDFLISSLVSRINALESSLHSFSKASSCSSYPSFSLKDAAARVIQTHFRAFLVHRSRTLRQLKDLAFIKSSLNTLKLSVSNNIHFDPQVVSQKAMDLLLKLDSFQGGDPMIRDGKRSVSKDLIQFLEYVDGLVLKRHKLLYKNAKNIRVLRNGSSKPKVLRSKSGEVMEKLRDRVEKLERFSTIEEGNDVVELEGFHQGIDEAENKNKNKNGELLLKRQGIQPKVKKAVSFTENGNVYRIISNGDEVSSSGDEAENKNKNGELLLKRQGIQPKVKKTVSFAENGNVYRIISNGDEVTSSGDEAENKNGELLLKRQGIQPKVKKTVSFAENGNVYRIISNGDEVSSSGDGSLTDESVSSDERGDTTENLVKESEDLVENLEEAINLNKQARSNSVEDYQIQGDDFVFSAPLPVKMESKADLMKKRNGALKIVSS, from the exons ATGGCCtgccaccaccaccaccaccatcagCACCACCATACCTCCGCCACCAGCTGCTCCACCTGCTCTTGCAGTCAGTGCTTCCAACCAGCACCGGCTTCGTCTCCATATCCCCAACAGTCTGACCATCTTCTACAAGCCCTTGCCTCTCTCCTTCAACCCCAACAAAATCATTATCTAAATCAAACCCATCATCTAAAATCATTCCAAGATCAAAACTTTGCCACTAAAAACCATCACTTTCATCAAAAACAGCAAGAACAACCCGACTTTCTCATCTCTTCACTTGTGAGCCGTATCAATGCTCTTGAATCATCACTCCATAGCTTCTCCAAAGCCTCAAGTTGTTCTTCTTACCCTTCATTTTCACTTAAAGATGCAGCTGCTCGTGTAATCCAAACCCATTTCAGAGCTTTCTTAGTTCATAGATCAAGAACACTTAGACAGCTCAAAGATCTCGCCTTTATCAAATCAAGTCTCAACACTCTCAAGCTTTCAGTTTCCAATAATATCCATTTTGATCCCCAAGTTGTTTCTCAAAAAGCCATGGACTTGCTTCTCAAACTGGACTCTTTTCAG GGTGGTGATCCAATGATTAGAGATGGAAAAAGGTCAGTTAGTAAAGATTTGATTCAGTTTTTAGAATATGTTGATGGGTTAGTTTTAAAAAGGCATAAGCTCCTATATAAGAATGCAAAAAACATTAGGGTTTTGAGAAATGGTAGTAGTAAACCTAAGGTTTTAAGGTCCAAATCTGGTGAAGTAATGGAGAAGCTGAGAGACAGAGTTGAAAAACTTGAGAGGTTTTCTACCATTGAAGAAGGAAATGATGTTGTTGAGCTTGAAGGTTTTCATCAAGGTATTGATGAAGcagagaataaaaataaaaataaaaatggtgagcTTTTGTTGAAAAGGCAAGGGATTCAACCAAAAGTGAAGAAAGCTGTAAGCTTTACTGAAAATGGGAATGTTTATAGGATTATTAGCAATGGAGATGAGGTTAGTTCAAGTGGAGATGAAGcagagaataaaaataaaaatggtgagcTTTTGTTGAAAAGGCAAGGGATTCAACCAAAAGTGAAGAAAACTGTAAGCTTTGCTGAAAATGGGAATGTTTATAGGATTATTAGCAATGGAGATGAGGTTACTTCAAGTGGAGATGAAGCAGAGAACAAAAATGGTGAGCTTTTGTTGAAAAGGCAAGGGATTCAACCAAAAGTGAAGAAAACTGTAAGCTTTGCTGAAAATGGGAATGTTTACAGGATTATTAGCAATGGAGATGAGGTTAGTTCAAGTGGAGATGgtagtttaaccgatgagagTGTTTCGAGTGATGAACGTGGAGATACAACGGAGAATCTTGTCAAAGAAAGTGAAGATTTAGTTGAGAATTTGGAGGAGGCAATTAACTTGAACAAACAGGCAAGAAGTAACAGTGTTGAGGACTATCAGATTCAAGgtgatgattttgtgttttcTGCTCCATTGCCTGTGAAGATGGAATCTAAAGCTGATCTAATGAAGAAGAGGAATGGTGCGCTCAAAATTGTTTCATCATAG